The following coding sequences lie in one Cloeon dipterum chromosome 1, ieCloDipt1.1, whole genome shotgun sequence genomic window:
- the LOC135943518 gene encoding cathepsin L-like proteinase has product MRHCREIYEHNERYKKGLETFEMGINQFADTTAVVESQYVLQTRNKLTVLSEQGLLDCETSSEGCSGGSTFNAVEFVMKHGIAREEDYPYTHVQGVCQCKEKGCSDHPKILKILQLRSKSEEELKMVVAFLGPVAFNFDGGMNTFLYYNGGVYSKSNCRAHYQFHSMVIVGYGTENGQDYWLAKNSWGHNWGEKGYIRIARNKNNYCGIANNVFLPMYKTRRPW; this is encoded by the exons ATGAGGCACTGCCGCGAAATTTATGAGCACAACGAACGCTATAAAAAGGGCCTGGAAACCTTCGAAATGGGGATCAACCAGTTTGCAGACACC ACTGCGGTAGTGGAGAGTCAATACGTGCTGCAGACGAGAAACAAACTGACCGTCCTGAGCGAGCAGGGTCTGCTCGACTGCGAAACTAGCTCCGAGGGCTGCAGCGGTGGATCGACATTCAATGCTGTGGAATTCGTGATGAAGCACGGAATAGCACGCGAGGAAGACTACCCTTACACGCACGTCCAAGGAGTGTGCCAGTGCAAAGAGAAGGGTTGCTCCGATCACCCAAAGATCCTAAAGATTCTCCAGCTAAGATCGAAAAGTGAGGAGGAGCTGAAGATGGTCGTCGCCTTCCTCGGACCcgtcgcttttaattttgacggcGGAATGAACACTTTCCTCTATTACAATGGGG GCGTTTACTCGAAATCCAACTGCAGAGCACATTATCAATTTCACAGCATGGTGATTGTTGGCTACGGAACGGAAAACGGCCAAGATTATTGGCTAGCCAAAAACTCGTGGGGTCATAATTGGGGCGAAAAAGGTTACATTAGAATAGCACGCAACAAGAACAATTACTGTGGCATCGCTAATAATGTTTTTCTGCCTATGTACAAGACAAGACGACCctggtaa